A segment of the Pseudomonadota bacterium genome:
TTTCGGATTCGGTTTAGTTAGCCAAGGAAACTCCAGGCAGTTACGAACACCCCACGCAGCAAGGTCAAGCACGACAGGGGTAAGGTCAGCGCGCAGGATCTCTGGCTCGCGTTGAGGACGAAGTGCTCGTTGTTCGTGCTCGCTCCATAATCTAATACAAACCCCGGCCGCCGTGCGAGCAGCCCTTCCGGCTCGTTGATCTGCTGCGTCACGTGAGATCCGCTCCGTTTTTAACGTAGTTACTCCGGAGCTCTCCGTACGCGCAACCTTATGCAAACCACTATCAACAACAATCCGTACCCCCTCGATGGTCAAACTAGTTTCTGCTATCGGTGTTGCTAGTATTATCTTTCTGCGCCCTGATGGCTCTGGAAGAAGCGCCTTAAGCTGCTCGGCATAATCGAGCTCGCCGAAAAGCTTGCTTAGTAGCTCTGACCTGCGAGTGCGCTCAAGCTCCCCCTGGCAACGGTCAATCTCATAAACTCCGGGAAGAAACGCTAGGAGATCTCCCTCATGCTGCTCAAGAGCGGAGCGAATAGCTGCAGCGGTTTGTTGCCATACCGGTTGGCGCGCCTCGCCGTGCAGGTACGATATAATTAGTTTATGCGGGGCAAGTGAGAAGCTGTAACGCCATGCATTTGCAAGTGCTGCGAGAGCAGCACTCTCGCCTAGGGTTGCTGACATAACAACGACCTTAAGATCGCTTCGTAGGTTGGCTACTACCTCCAACAGAAGAGAGAGCCCCAGGTCGGCGTGAACGCTTCGTTCGTGAAACTCGTCAAATATAACTAATCCAACATCAGAGAGATCGGGGTCAGAGATAATACGGCGAGTTAGTAACCCCTCAGTTATGATCTCAATCCTAGTTTTTGCAGAGATCTTACGCTCCATTCGGATCTGATATCCGACCGTTTGACCGACCTGCTGTTGAAGCAGGTTCGACATATGCAAAGCTACACTGCGAGCAGCTATCCGACGGGGCTGTAGAACCAGGATCTTTTTGCTCTGTAGCCACGGCTCGTCCAGTAGATAAAGCGGTAGCAGGGTCGTTTTCCCGCTCCCTGGAGGGGACTCAAGAATCGAGATTGAGGTTTCCTTGATACCTGCGGCGATGGCAGGCAGATGTTGAACTATCGGGAGGTGCGCTACGGTACCAAGCCAGTTCATGAGTAGCATTCGATCGAGAATATATGAACTCCCCACTCCGGAGCATCTATAAACAGACCACGCTGCGATAAATCAAGCGCTGATCGGACGCACCGTTCGTGGGATAACTTATCGCGTAGCTCCGCTGAGCCGTTAAGCCAGCTGCGCTCTGGAATCTTAATTAAGCACTGACCACGGTATGAGGTGTAGTTAACCACAACCAGGAGATGATCAAGGGGGTGCTCGATCAGGTAGCAGATGAAGTTCTCGTGCGTAGGATTTCCGGCCCAAGCAGGGGAAATCTCAAGCATGTGCCAGGCGCCTGAGCGCACAGCGGGGGAGTGTACGATCGGAAGAAGCGCTTTATAGAACTCCGCGACCTCGCTGCAAGGCAGTTCACGCGGCGCTCTATGAAGGTGCACAGGAACCCGCACCTTACTGCCCTGAAGCTGCCCGTCGTGAAAAAACCTAAGGCCTGGGGCGAGAAAGGTTAGAATGGCGGCGGCGCGATGTGCGGGTAGAGGCAGCTTTGCGGCGATACGCGACTCGTCGTGATTCTCTAAAAAGCGAGCCATATGCATCTGATATCCACGCGGCGCAGCCAAGTGCTCGCGTATGGCAGGGGCCTTAAGATCCAGCAGTCTGTCGTAGAACGTTTTGTCGTATGTGTAATCAAAGCCGTGTTGTTGGAGCCTCCATTCGTAGCCCCAATAGACCTCGGCCATAAAAAGAAACTTAGGGCTATCCTGCCGGACTGCTTTAATAGCTGCCGGCCAGAAAGAGGGCAGACCCTCAGAGCTACACCCAAGGGTTTCCGCCCAGGTGCGTGCAAAGATCTCGGGCTCAAGTAGCATCGCCATATCACAGCGCACCCCATCACAGCGTGTAGCTATCGAGCGCAGCTCGGTTGTCATCGCCTCGCGCAGCAACGGATTAAGATAATTAAGTTGTAGGGTATCGGGCCAGCCGGGGTAGTTCGGATCACGGCCATAGGCGAATACTTTTCCATTAGGTAGCGTGATCCAGCGATCCGGTGCCGCGCTGCGACTACGCTCGTCCCCTTCAATTAGGAACTCTGTGTTAGTATTCACCCATGGATGATCCAGTGCTACATGATTGGGCACGAAGTCAACCAGTAGCTTAATTCCACGATCTGCTAAGCGCGCCCTAAGTCGTGCTAACGCCTCATCTCCTCCCAGGGCCGGATCTGTGCAGTAGGCGGTGATGGCGAAAGGCGAGCCACCGATATCGGCGTCGCATAGATCGGGGAGAGTTTTTAGGTACTCATCTCGCCAACCACGCTCAGAGCGAGAAACCGCTCTACTCGCCGTACCAATTGACCAGATCCCTAACGGCCAGAGCCAATCAAAGCCCTGCTGTGCGAGTCTGTCCAAAAACAGATCTGGGATATCGTCTAGGGTAGCTTGCCGCCCTAGGTTCGATAGAAATGTTCTTATATTGATCTGGTAGAGGCTAGGATTCACCTCTTTAGTATAGCCGGTGAAGCGCTAGGGGTAAAAGGGCTTGTTAGTACATTAATTTGACCCCTTTATTAAATCTCCTATAAGCATTAACGTATACAAAGATAACAGATGGTGAATAATTACGTATTATGAGTCTTATAAAAGAGTTCTACGGTTCAACGCTCGGAAAAAAGATGACGATGGCGCTGACCGGACTAGTATTGGTTGGCTTTGTGGTCGGGCATATGGCCGGCAACCTTAAGATCTTCGCAGGGTTCGACACCAAAACAGATGACTACAAGATCGACAGTTACGGAAGGTTTCTGCATGAGATGGGATCCGAACTGCTAGGACACTCCGGCGTACTTTGGTTAGTGCGCGTAGTGCTTATTGTTTGCGTTATATTGCACGCTTTTAGCGGTATTCAATTAGCTCGCCTTAATCGAAGAGCAAAGCCGCAGGGTTACAAGATAAGTTCGTATCGCTCGGCTAATGCAGCATCGCGGACGATGCTCTACGGCGGACTCTTTCTTATAGCGTTTATCACCTACCATATCCTACATTTTACGACCGGCTCAGTGCACTTTCGTGGGTTTAGTGAGGGTGAGATCTATGCCAACGTATTTAGCGCCTTTCAGAGCTATCCGATCGTCGGTTTCTATATAGTATCTATGGCGCTCTTAGGGTTACATCTTTACCATGGAACGTGGAGCATGTTTCAGACCCTGGGGGTTGATACTCCACGTTGGAACAGTGGTATGCGCACAATGGCCAAGATCGTAGCGATCGGACTTTTTATCGGATTCTCCTCGGTCCCGCTCGCTGTTGTTAGCGGACTCCTTGCACCACCACAAGTAGATAACCACGGCTAAATATTATTATTCAGATAGTAACGCTATGCAGCTAGAACTTAACGCGCAGATTCCATCAGGCCCGATTGAGCAGAAGTGGCAGAGCCACAAAGACCATATTAAGCTCGTTAGTCCGTCCAATAAACGCAAGCACACAGTAATAGTAGTTGGTACTGGACTAGCCGGTGGTGCTGCCGCTGCATCGCTAGGCGAGCTAGGATACAACGTTAAAGCGTTCTGCTTTCAGGACTCCCCGAGACGGGCGCACAGCATCGCAGCGCAGGGTGGTATTAACGCCGCTAAGAACTATCAAAACGATGGCGACAGCGTCTTTCGCCTCTTTTATGACACGATCAAGGGCGGCGACTTTCGCTCGCGTGAAGCGAACGTTTACCGTCTAGCTGAACTGAGCGTTAATATAATCGACCAGTGCGTAGCGCAGGGGGTGCCGTTTGCGCGTGAGTACGGAGGGCTTCTCTCGAATCGATCGTTTGGTGGAGCTCAGGTTTCTAGAACCTTCTATGCCAAGGGACAGACCGGCCAGCAACTTTTGCTTGGTGCCTATGCTGCGCTTAATCACCAGATCCACCTCGGAACGGTCGAGATGCACCCATCGACTGAGATGCAGGATCTTATTATCGTAGATGGTCGGTGTCGGGGTATCGTAACGCGTAACTTAAGGACCGGATTGATTGAAAGCCACGTGGCCGATGCAGTTGTTTTTGCAACGGGTGGATACTCAAACGTGTTCTATCTTTCAACTAGCGCGATGGGGTCTAATGCGACCGCCATTTGGCGCGCCTATAAACATGGCGCCGGTATGGCAAATCCATGTTTTACGCAGATTCATCCTACCAGCATTCCGGTATCGGGGGAGCACCAATCGAAATTAACCCTGATGAGTGAGTCACTTAGAAACGATGGGCGGATCTGGGTTCCGAATAAGCAGGGGGATAAGCGCTTGCCGAGCGATATTCCTGAAAGCGAGCGAGATTACTATCTTGAGCGCCGTTATCCAAGTTTCGGAAATCTCTCCCCACGCGATATCGCCTCGCGCGCTGCAAAGGAGCGTTGTGATGCTGGCTACGGCGTTGGGCCTATGGGACTTGGTGTATATCTTGATCTCACTGATTCTATAAAGCGCCTGGGTCAAGATGTAATTCAGGCACGCTACGGAAACCTCCTTGATATGTACGCAAATATCTCTGGAGATGACCCGTATAAAACTCCGATGCGTATCTATCCAGCGCCGCACTATACGATGGGCGGTCTCTGGGTAGATTATAATCTGATGACAACTATCCCTGGGCTCTTTGCTGCAGGAGAGGCTAACTTCTCAGACCACGGTGCTAATCGACTTGGCGCAAGCGCTCTGATGCAGGGCTTGGCGGATGGTTATTTTATACTGCCTTATACGATCGGTGATTACGTTGCACAGCAAAGCTTGAGCGCCGTAGGGCCGCAGCACGCCGAGGTGCGCGCAGCCGAGGAGCGTGCCAACGCGCGAGTAGAGAAGTTCCTCTCGATGAAGGGTTCCAAGACGGTTGATCACTATCACCGAGTGCTTGGGCGAATCATGTGGGATAAGTGCGGAATGTTGCGAACCGAGCAGGGGCTCAAAGAGGCGCTCTCAAAGATAGCTGCCCTAAAAGAGGAGTTCTGGCAGAATTCAGTTATCGGCGGCGAGGCTCAGGAGCTTAATCAGGAGCTTGAAAAGGCCGGTCGTGTGGCGGACTTCTTTGAGTTAGGGGAGCTAATGTGCTTAGACGCCCTTAACCGCAACGAATCTTGTGGTGCACACTTCCGAGAGGAGTATCAGACCGAGGACGGCGAAGCGAAGCGTGATGATAACGCCTACTGCTACTCTGCCGTGTGGAGCCAGAAGCAGGATGGGGTAGGGCACGATCTTACCAAGGAGCCACTCGCCTTCGATAACGTTCACCTGGCTACTAGAAATTACAAATAAAGGCTATGTTATGAACCTTACGTTGTTTGTTTGGCGCCAGAAGGGTGCTACGGGGGAAGCAAGATTCGAAAAACATGAGGTTCATGGAGTTAGTAGCGACTCTTCGTTTCTTGAGATGCTAGACGTTCTGAATATGCACCTGGTAGAGCGTGGCGATTCGCCGGTAGCATTTGCGCACGATTGCCGAGAGGGGATCTGCGGGTCGTGTTCCATGACCATTAACGGCCGTCCGCACGGCCCTAAGAGCCTCACAACTGCCTGCCAGCTTCATATGCGAACCTTTAAGGACGGCGATACTATATATATAGAGCCGTTTAGGGCTGCAGCCTTTCCTGTTGTCAGAGATCTAGTAACTGACCGTAGCGCCTTTGATCGAATTCAACAGGCGGGGGGCTACGTCTCGGTTCAGACCGGAGCTGCGGCGGAGGCCAACTCTATTCCAATTGAGAAGGACTTAGCGGATGAGGCCTTCGATGCCGCTGCCTGTATCGGGTGCGGTGCCTGCGTAGCGGCGTGCCCAAACGGGTCGGCGATGCTATTTACGGCGGCGAAGGTTACCCACCTTGCACTACTACCGCAGGGTGCGCCGGAGCGCAGTCGGAGGGTGCTTAGCATGGTTGCTAAGATGGATGCCGAGCTTTTTGGAGGGTGTACCAACCACGGCGAGTGCCAGGAGGCCTGCCCAAAGGGGATAAGCATCAAGTATATCGCGCAGATGAACCGTGACTATATGAGCGCAACCCTTAAGAAAGCCAGAACTATTCGTGGCAAGGTGCGAGCGCAGTAGTGTTTTGACGAAGGATACTCCAGGGGTGTAGTCTAGCTGCTATATGATAAACACCCCACTACGCCTTATACCCATAGCGCTTCTTGGAAGCGTATTTCTTGGTTGCTCAATAACTACGCCAGATCTTGCTACAGAGCCGTTAGAGACGCAGCGCGTAGCTGCAGAGCCGAAGCTGCTCGGGGCCTGCAATCCAACACCGTGCGTTAAGATATTGTTCGATCCCTTACCGAGCCTATCTAAGGAGCTATCACCAGAAGCCCGCGCTGCAATTACAAAGGAGACCTCCTCTGTGCTCTATGCCCCACTCGACAGCGAGGAGCGCCAGGAAACTATAGATTTAGTAATGGCTGAGCTCAAGGAGCGCTTTGATGAGTTCGTAAATGAGGGGCTCTCTGATATTACGCTCGATTGGGAGTTTAGTCGGACGGCGACAGTACTTTTCGAGAACCCAGATGTAATAACTATCGATATAGTCAGTCAGGGTTATTTAGGTGGCGCGCACGGATTTAATGACCGCACACTACTGACATTCAATGCACGAGATGGTCGCAGACTCTCGCTTGATGACATAATAGATCCAAAATCAAGGAGCATGTTACAAACTATCGTTGAGGCGGAGTTTCGCCGCACGCGCCAGATTCCTGTGGGTAGATCACTGGCAGAGGCTGGTTTCTTTATGAAGCCCGGGGATCCGATCTTAGTTCCGAGCAACTTCGGTATTACCCCAATGGGGCTTCTCTTGCAGTATAATCCCTACGAGATAGCGCCGTATGTTTTTGGGCCTACGGAGGTTATTGTTCCAAAAGAGGCTTTTCAAGGGCTGCTTAGCTCTGAGTCTCGCCATCTGACAGACACTATCGACGCGAATGAGAAGCAAGCATCGTGACGCTCCTGGCAAATTCGCACAATTTTATAGATCCCAATAAACCGGCGCTCGTACTGGCGCCGATGGATGGTGTAACTGACCATCTGATGCGCCGAGTTCTTACGGATCTGATGCCGTTTTCGTACTGTGTTACTGAATTCGTGCGTATCTCGACCCTTGTGCCCCCGGAGCGTAGCTTTATTCGTGATATGCCGGAGCTCACCTGTGGGAGCGTTACTCGCTATGGAACGGCGGTTCAGCTTCAACTCCTTGGCGGTAATCCAGATCTAATGGCGGAGGCTGCTGCATCTGCCGTAAGTATTGGGGCTACTGGAATTGATATCAACTTTGGATGTCCAGCACCTACAGTTAATAGGCACGACGGAGGAGCGACGTTACTTAAATACCCGGAGCGAATTGAAGCGATCGTTTCGGCTGTTAGGAGCGCGGTTCCTAAGCATCTTCCCGTTTCAGCGAAGCTCAGACTAGGTTGGGAGGACCCGACAGCTATTTATGAGAATGCGCAGCGCGCCGCTCGTGGCGGTGCCTCCTGGATTACGATACATGGGCGCACGAAGATGCAGGGCTATACTCCGCCCGCCTATTGGGAGCCGATCGGAAGGGTGCGTCGGGAGCTGGATATTCCGGTGGTTGCAAATGGAGAGATCTGGTGTCTCGATGATCTTAAACGGTGCGAGGAGCAGAGCGGCGGTAAGCACTTTATGATAGGGCGCGGCGCGTTGGCCGAGCCTGGAATGCTCGCTAGTTGCGCTGAGTATCTAGGATTGCCGGGGCGTGTAGAGGGGGTTTCTTTTTGCGGCGATTCGCCGACCCTTTGGTTAGAGATTCTTTCGCGCCTCGCTACTGAGTCGAGGAATAACGCCGAGGGGGATAGAAGGACCGTTGCGCGTATAAAGCAGTGGCTTAACTATGCGCATAAGCGCCGCACTATTTCATGGTTCGATCGGGTTAAGACCGCTACGGATAGTAAGGAGATCTTTGCAGCTATCGCCAACCTCATAGATCTCTTAGACGGCGAGCAAAAAATCAGCATCGCCGCATAGTCAAAACGATATGGATACGCTTTTTAAAACAGCGCGCGAGCTTGCTTCGCACTCTACCTGGTCAGCAGGTGTTGAGTTAGCCCGTAACGCCGATTTTCAGGAGCGCAGGGGCGTCCTGGGTGATGAGAGGACGTTTTCGCTTCATCAGGGTCCCCGCGATCGTATCTTAACGGTAGTACTCTCTGAAGCTAACGAGCTGTGGCAGTGTGATTGCGGTGCAAACGAAGACCCGTGTAAGCACGTCGTAGCAACGATCTTAGCCGTTCGTCAGGGACTTCTTGGGCGCCCCCTTATGCGCGCGTCGAGTACGGCACCAGGGGTCGTCGTACATACTCTATCTAGGCGCGGTGGTCGGATATCATTTGCGCGCGTGCTGTGTGCTGGAGAGGTGCGCGAGCCATTTATTACATCCCTCACGCAGGCTATTACGGCCCGCGCGTCATCCTTACCTCCAATCGCATACACAAATGAGGAGCTACTAGTTGATCATATCCTGACGGGAAGAAAAGATGGCGTGCTCGATCCTAAGACCATGCGGTTACTTATCCCGATGCTTGCGCGCGTTTCTAACGTAGAGCTAGATGGCGAGCCGATACGGGTACTGCTCGAGGCGATAGCTCCGAGTGTTATTGTGCTTGATGAGTCAGGCGGCTTTAGGGTGCGTAGAGATCTCACGACAGGGGTTTCTGAGCTCTTTGAAAACGGAGTTGCTCTATTAGATGGGGCGCTCTGCGCCGTTGAGGACTCTGCACTCACCCTTGAGGAGCTTAAGCTAATATCAGGAGAGGGAACCTTTTTTCCAGCCGCTATGGCTAGCGAGCTCGCCTCTAGAATAATCCCTCACCTAGAGTCTAAGGTTACGGTTGAGGTGCAAACAAAGGAGCTTCCACGCGCTAGGCGTATAGCGCCCCGTATCGTGATTGAGACGGTTTCTGACCCTGATGGAGCCCGTATGAGCGTGATTCCCCACCTAGTATACGGAGATCCGGTGATAGCCGAGGTGCGCGCCGGAGCGCTTGAACTGCTCTCTCGGCGCGAGGTTCCAGTTAGGGACCCAGTTGAGGAGTCCCGGCTTGAGCGCGATCTGGGTAGACGTTTAGCTCTGCGACTAAACGAGGCCTTGGTTCTAAACGGTGAGGGCGCCGTTAGATTTGTAGAGCGATTACGTGGCTGGGAGACGCGCGGTGATGGCGTTACTATCTTTAATCCAGCGAGTTCCCTAGAGCCCACCTTTAGCGAGGGCACAGACTCGCTTGATATGATCCTGCGTAGCCCAACCGGCGCAACTATCTCGCTTAAAAGCGCACTTGCTGCGCACTACGCAGGGGGCTCCTTCGTTCAACTTACTGGTGGCGGATGGGGAGCGCTCCCTAAGGAGTGGCTTGCGTCGCATCTTGTCGCACTTGAACGTATGCTAGCCTTTCGAGCCTCAGAGCAGAGGAGTCCTGCTGCGCTACTGCCCGAAGTGAGCGAGATCTGCGATTCGCTGGGTCTTGCCACACCGGATTATTTCGAACGATTACGAAAAGGGCTGGAGCATGTAGATAGCCTACCAGAGGCTATACTTCCAGGGGACCTAACAGCGGAGCTCCGTCCCTACCAGGTAGACGGCGTGCGGTGGTTATCATTTCTTCGTAGCCACGGACTAAACGGACTGCTGGCTGATGATATGGGGCTTGGAAAAACCCTACAGGCGCTCTGCGTTGCTGAGGGACGAACCTTGGTTGTGGCGCCAACCTCGGTGTTGCACAGTTGGCGTGAGCAGATAGCGCGCTTTAGGCCGGCTCTTACGGTATCGCTATATCATGGGCCACAACGCGTTCTCGACTGCGCCGCTGCCATCACCATAACGAGCTATGCACTTATGCGCCTCGATATAGAGCAGCTCCAGACAGAGGAGTGGGATACTATTATCCTTGACGAGGCTCAGATGATTCGAAATCCTGATAGTCAGGTAGCGCGCGCGTCGTATAAACTGCGCGGTGCTTTTAAGATAAGCCTAAGCGGAACCCCGATTGAGAACTCACTCTTAGATCTATGGAGTCAGTTTCACTTCCTAGCACCAGGGCTGCTCGGCCCAGTTAGCGATTTTAGGCGACACAGCACCTCTAGCACTACGATGAGCGCAGCAGCTCGATTAAAGAGGCGCACCACGCCCTTTATTCTAAGACGCCTTAAGCGCGACGTGGCAAAGGAGCTACCACCAAAAACCGAGGTCGTGCTTGAATGTGAGTTAAGTAAGGAGGAGCGAACCGTTTATGAATCGGTTATGGCGGCAACACGCAGCGAGATTGTAGAGAGAATTGGTGGAGGAGAGGGGATCTTTTCGGCCCTTGAGGCTATCCTTCGTTTGCGGCAGGCGTGTTGTCATACGGCGCTACTGCCAGGAATTGCGGCTGAAAGCTCGAGCAAGATAGAACTGCTACTCGAATCTCTCGGCAATTCACTGGAGCAGGGGCATCGGGCGTTGGTGTTCTCGCAGTGGACCTCGTTACTTAATCTGATTGAGCCAAAGCTAAGCGAGCAGGGGATCTCGTTCTCGCGCATCGATGGTTCAACCTCTGAGCGCGGCGCTATTGTAGAGCAGTTTCAACGCTCGGATGGACCATCGGTGATGCTCCTCTCGCTTAAAGCCGGTGGGCTTGGACTCACCCTAACCGCAGCCGATCATGTCTATATACTAGACCCATGGTGGAACCCAGCCACGGAGGACCAGGCGGCAGACCGCTCCTATCGTATCGGACAGGAGAATCCAGTAGTGGTACACCGCCTGGTTGCAAGCGATACCATCGAAGGCAGGATCTTAGCGCTCCAGGGCCGTAAGAGGGCGTTACTGTCTGAGGCTATCGGGGATAGCTCAGAGATCTCGCTTTCACGGCAAGATATCCTTGAGATTCTGTCCTAATGGTTCCAGCTGGTTATCATTTAAGGTGAAGCAGTACTGCCTTATCCGCTGATAAGTGTCTGATGAAACTGGATTTAGATCGCTCAAATAGGAGTGTTGCTAGCCCCATACTAGCGCCGCAGGGAAGGCTTGTTCGCTCAACGCGCGCGGCGGGTGCCGGGCTACTTGCAGCTACCCCAGTTGTTGAGACCGAGGCACCAGAATCTGGGGCTAATTCCAATTTGGTCCGCTTTGTAATACCGATAGCTCTTTTTCTCTCTGCCGCTGCTTATATGCTCTCTGCGCCCACCGCAGATGTAGATTCAGAGATTGAGTTAGCGACAGTTCGGTCGGAGGATCTAAGGAGATCAATTATACAAACATTTGATGCAACCGATCTGGAGCGACCTCGCGTGGTAACGACCAACGCTCGTCAAACATCTTTATTAGCACCTTTACACCAACACAAAGCTAGACAGAAGCCTGCTATAGTGGCAAATCTAACCCCGCCGATCATCCCAGTTGCCTACCACACAGCACCAAGAGCCTCCAAAAACTCGGCTACCATAGCCCGGATTTACCAGATTATTAAGCTATACTCTCCGCGCCACAATAATCCGCGAGCACTAGCTGAGCGCATAGTTGCTGAGAGTCATGCGCAGGGATACGATCCGATCTTTGTGGCCGCTGTTATAAAGTCTGAGAGTACTTTTAATGCAACGGCGAGATCTAACAAAGGCGCGCAGGGGTTGATGCAGATCATGCCTAAAACCGGTGCGTGGCTCGCCGAACGGAATAATATACGTAAACTACGCATCTACGAAGAGGGGCACAACCTAAAGCTCGGCATCGCCTACTTAAAAGAGCTCGAAGCGGAGTACGGGGGCGATAAGGTTATGACCCTAGTTGCATACAACTGGGGCCCTGGGCATGTGCTATCTGCAACTGGCGGTAAGCGCAAAATACCGGCAGAGGTTTTGACCTATGCCGTGAAAATTCTTAACGACTACCGTCGCTGGCGTGGTGATATACAAAAGACCGCGCGTGGATAACCTATAGCTATTTAGCCATATCGATAGAGTGCCTAAATAAATTTAGTAACTTATTCA
Coding sequences within it:
- a CDS encoding lytic transglycosylase domain-containing protein, with translation MKLDLDRSNRSVASPILAPQGRLVRSTRAAGAGLLAATPVVETEAPESGANSNLVRFVIPIALFLSAAAYMLSAPTADVDSEIELATVRSEDLRRSIIQTFDATDLERPRVVTTNARQTSLLAPLHQHKARQKPAIVANLTPPIIPVAYHTAPRASKNSATIARIYQIIKLYSPRHNNPRALAERIVAESHAQGYDPIFVAAVIKSESTFNATARSNKGAQGLMQIMPKTGAWLAERNNIRKLRIYEEGHNLKLGIAYLKELEAEYGGDKVMTLVAYNWGPGHVLSATGGKRKIPAEVLTYAVKILNDYRRWRGDIQKTARG